One Gigantopelta aegis isolate Gae_Host chromosome 1, Gae_host_genome, whole genome shotgun sequence genomic region harbors:
- the LOC121388016 gene encoding somatostatin receptor type 4-like — protein METRKLLELSVSEVPNLTVNTMFRNDGVFNYTFTNLERITHCLTLYVQPTICLLGVIGNVISLIVFLSRKLRNVSCNVYLAALSVSNSAFMLALFVVWLEFVGIRLIHTDGWCQSVIYVAYVSSFLSVWLIVCITVENFIITFYLHEAPRLCTVRRALVVVGGLTFFGLLLYDFALWSTKAKQFEDQIYCLVPKEYGTIVAIFTCIDVILTLILPSLLIVILLICIVVKSISQPRQCVSSVPRVLTRKERALLRVTRLLFVIIVSFMVLTSPTHVNKLRHLINMMTSVNSEASQEDKVIQHLCQLIYYMSFSCNFIYFLLWGKNFRRVLYGWLKAMGRCCKKCFV, from the coding sequence ATGGAAACGCGGAAACTATTGGAGCTGTCGGTTTCTGAGGTTCCCAACCTGACCGTGAACACGATGTTCCGCAACGACGGCGTCTTCAACTACACGTTCACGAACCTGGAACGCATCACCCACTGCCTCACCCTGTACGTGCAGCCGACCATCTGTCTCCTGGGCGTCATCGGCAACGTCATCTCCCTGATCGTCTTTCTGTCCCGGAAGTTACGCAACGTCTCGTGCAACGTCTACCTCGCGGCTCTGTCGGTGAGCAACAGCGCGTTCATGCTGGCGCTGTTTGTCGTGTGGCTGGAGTTCGTCGGCATCCGCCTCATCCACACGGATGGCTGGTGCCAGAGCGTCATCTACGTGGCCTACGTCAGCAGCTTCCTGTCCGTCTGGCTGATCGTGTGCATCACCGTGGAGAACTTCATCATCACGTTCTATCTGCACGAGGCGCCGCGGCTCTGCACGGTCAGGAGGGCGTTGGTCGTCGTCGGGGGTCTGACGTTCTTCGGTTTGCTGCTCTACGACTTCGCGCTGTGGTCGACGAAGGCGAAGCAGTTCGAGGACCAGATCTACTGTCTCGTCCCCAAGGAGTACGGGACGATCGTCGCCATCTTCACGTGCATCGACGTCATCCTCACGCTCATACTCCCATCCCTGCTCATCGTCATCCTCCTCATTTGCATAGTCGTCAAGAGTATCTCCCAGCCGCGCCAGTGCGTGTCGAGCGTGCCGCGCGTGCTCACGCGCAAGGAACGTGCACTGCTGCGAGTCACGCGACTCTTGTTCGTCATCATAGTCTCCTTCATGGTCCTCACGAGTCCGACTCACGTTAACAAGTTACGTCATCTAATTAATATGATGACGTCAGTGAATTCCGAAGCGTCACAGGAGGACAAGGTGATACAACATCTGTGCCAGCTCATCTATTACATGAGTTTTTCCTGCAACTTTATCTATTTTCTTCTGTGGGGTAAAAACTTCAGGAGAGTCTTATACGGCTGGTTAAAGGCAATGGGAAGATGTTGCAAGAAATGTTTTGTCTGA